The sequence below is a genomic window from Oncorhynchus nerka isolate Pitt River linkage group LG7, Oner_Uvic_2.0, whole genome shotgun sequence.
AAAGGGTACAATTGATCAAAAACAATATAGGTCTCAAACAATTTTATATAAAATATTATGCACAAGTACATTGTGTGTAACCAAAAAATACAATTATATTATGTCCAACCCAAAAATGTGATGGAGGGTGTTGGGTAAAAGGTAGGAAGAAAAGAGGCAAAGGAAATGGCTTGAATAAAGGAAGATAACATAAAACAGCGAAGTATCCTTCTCAGTCTAACCATTTGTCCTCTTTTGATAAACAGAGAAAATGTCCAAAACATAGGCCCTATTTATTTGGAAATGTACAttttatttcaatttttttaatgtaacactttagtcatttaacagacacgCTTCTCCAggtgttgcaagcgccatgctctaccaactgagccacacgggacacGATTAATTAAGCAGGAGTATTAGGCTACATACACCAAAAACATCACATTAAATTGCAATATTTCCTCACGGGAAATATCTAAATAAACAACTCCACAATTGGCTGATGTATGACCAGCTTTTAGGAAGGGTTGTGCATTGCCTCAACAGTTACCTGTGTTTACAACTGCAGTGATCTCTCTCCTATGCTGTCCACGACCTGGGCCTTCCTCGGCATGGTTAGGAACAATAACACATACTACCAGCTTCAGTTGTCTGTATTCGTTTTTTTCCAGAAATCTTCTTTAAGTTGGTAGATCAAGACAGTACCCAGTTATTCTTGGTTTCCTGCCTACTCCCATCGAGGTAGTTACAACTCAAGAGAGACTCTCTGAAAGTGGCCAGGGATAAAGTGGCATTCAACATGAATGATATTTGCTAAGCAAAAACATTGTGGTTCAAATGGCCTAATGAAATAATTTTTATGGATTTTCTCCCAATCTAATAGAAACCTTCCTAGAAGATTAAAAAGTAGGTGTTTTGCATCATCACAATAGTAACATTTATCAATAAATGTAAAAAGTAAAATACTCATGTGCAAATCGCTTTTGGGCAGTGTATTCCTCAAAATATTTTTCTTTTCACACCATAGAAGAATAAACCTGACATCAAATGTATCAAAAAgtaaaggggcggcagggtagcctagtggttagagtgttggactagtaaccggaaggttgcaagttcaaacccccgagctgacaaggtacaaatctgtcgttctgtgcctcttaacaaggtacaaatctgtcgttctgctcttAACTGACTCAAAGGTAAAAAGATGATAAATGTAAACTATAAAGTTATAAAGCCAATTAGAATGTAATAGGGAATCCCTGCTCTAGTCTGCATCCAGGTTTTTCAGAACAGACCTATTTTACGAGAAATACAATAACATAGTTGTTTTGTTATTTCTTTTGTAGTTTTTAATAGTTGTCTTTATTCCAGTTGTATGCTACTGGTGTAGTTAGTATTCACGCTGAGGTGGATTTAGTCAATAGTTACATTAAACTGTGTAATAAATAAATGGCTTTGTTGCCACTGGTTGGCAGTGGTTTAGTGCCAGTTGTATGGCATGGTTTACAATCAATGAGGTGGTATAGCAAGCCTTATACATCCAGCTGCCTTTTTTCACTGTGCTGCATCAGCTAAAGGATTAACGGGTTCTTGTATTGTTTTTCATTGTATTGTCCGTGTTTTAAGATTTACTACTATTgataactttatcataactgtgAGTTGATGTTAGGTTAGAGGTCAATCTTTTTTTAGTGTATAGTGTATTTCATGTGATTGGACTGTATGTCTATTTTTGTTGACAagtctaaaataaaataaaaatgtaacagtatatatatttgttttatttattactAAACACTGCTTTATCATATCAACCATAAAaaaatattcccaggtaaatttcagtaaaaaaataaataaaaaaaataactctCCAACACAGACAAAAGTGGATGAAAGATGGTTAAAAGGTGCAATGAGTTCAGAGTTCAGTTTTATGTCCACTTTTATGCGTCTGTGCTTCTACTCTGGCTCTTGTTTCATAGACCTTAGTAATGTGGGGATAGATTGACTCCTCCTTTGGATTCCCACTGATGTAATATTGGTCTGTGTCTTCACTGTGCCAGGCCCGCTGTGGCACCTCCGAGGCTGATGTCCATGGAGGGAGAGCTGATGTGAGTGAAAGACCAGATGGGTGGAGGAGACACGGCTGTCTTGTGTGGCTGGGCTACCACATGCAGAGCAAGGTGAAATTTCAAGCCTCTTATTTCCCTTTCTTCTCCTGCTGACAGTCAGACATGATGGGCTATAAGTGTCTGTGCTCAAAAGGCTAAAGTCTTGTGAGGTCACTTCCTGGTAGTTGTCCTCACACTGCAGGCGCTTGCAGCTGGGTGGGGCGGCACTCGGGAAATCAGAGTCCAACCAGCTAAGCTTGCGCTTCTGATGGAGCAAGAGTGAAGAAAAACATAAATTAGATACAAGTCTTACATATTATAGATTGCTGTGGGAATCATTATGACAATTACATATTAAACAGTGATAGCTAGAGCAGTAAGAGACCCACTTTGACTGGCATACACAGCTGATTTTGGTGCCATCGTGGCGGAAGACTGGGTGTGGGGTTCTGGGTGGCAGCGACAGGGGTCACATGGGGGAACCACATCTTCAGCATCATCTCTACCTGCAGGAGGGTGCGGAGGAATTTTTCTCTGGAAAAAGAGGAGTTCTGTCATTAATAACATGTTACGACATGAAACACTTAAAGTAAATGTGTGACTACACCATAAGTTCCTGCTCGCTATGCACATGATGGTTTGCTTACCCCATGTCAGGTTTCTGAAGAATACCCAGGATCCTCTGTAGTCTGTCGATGGCAACGCTCGATTGGAAACTGCTAAGACCTCTCTCAAATCTCCCCGTCTTGAGTCCATTCAGAAGCTCCAACAGGGGTCTGATAAACTTTTGTAGCTCTGAACactaggagagagaagggaaacagAAAAACATCAATATCTTCTGTCTGATAATGTCCCTGGGTGAGAAAATCAGTAACAAAGTATGTTTAAATCAGtcttaaaaaattaaaataaactcACTTTCTGAGCAAAGGCCAGGTCTCCTTGTGTGGTCTCCTCTGTGCTTTCCTTTGTGCAGAATGCAGCACTGCAAGAGGAAGCCACCATGGATGGGTAGATGTTGGTGTGGGGACTCCCAGCCATGGACCAGTGTAACCTAGGGGCTGCCTCGCCACCCCCGGCCAGGGGGAATGTTACTGAGCAGGTCTTGCCACCCCCTGAGCTATCTCCCTCGCTTTCGGAGGAGAAGACATCAATGTCTGCCTCGTCCTCCGTCACGTCGCTCTCGCTGAGGAGGAAGCTGGGGGTGGAGGAGCGGGAGTCGTAGGACGGCCATTTGGTGGACATGCTCAACAAATGcatccctggagagagagagagagagagagaacataccaGGTCAGTCCCAAGGGATATTACAATTAGTAATAGCTGATGTAGAGTTAATGGTGACCTAGGCATTAGAACAAGTCCGGCATGTAGTAAACCCCCCCTTTAACAAAATGACATAGTCAGACATACCTATATCACAACTTACATTTTAAAAAACGATCAataaaaaaacaataacaaatcaaaaacaaTAACAACGCAAATTCATGGGTTTCACGTCACGTTCCAGAATACTAGTAGGTGTGTCCCCTAATAAATATTCAAGAAGGAATGCTGTTAGTCACTGATATTGGTTCAAACTCCACGAGCTGTTGCGTTGCTATCTATACATGTGATCGTGTGCTGTGTGGAGGGGTGACGCACCCTGTCCAGTGGGATTTGGCTGTATCGCTCTAGGATTTTGTCAGCTATTAGTTACATTTCAAACATCTGACCATTTTAACATCAAACTAATTGACTACCCTGAAACAAAAGGCCAGAGGCTGCATCACACTACATTGTTTCACGCATTATAAAGTTGTCAATGTTCATTGAACGCTTCTCATAAATCCCCTATGCCTTTTCTTTAAATACTTACTGTATTCAGTTATTAAATAATATATAGATAACATACATAGAGATAACTAATGCCATGAACTGATTCCAGGTTGGTTTGAGGCGTTAACCAAAGGAAGGTTCGTGCTAGAGCTGGAAAAGCTGATCCTGAACCAGCGCATACTTCAGGCACAACCAATAATGATTTTACTATTTGCTTAATTATTGTAACCAACAGAGCACATTTGACAGTTCAAAACGAGCTTAAATAGGACTGGGGTAAAAACATATCTAAAGAAAAACATAAGGCACAGTAGGCTATAGCCGATATATCTCTTACCTTTTAGGATGAAGCCGATATCAAAACAATCAAATAAAACAGTCAAATTGATAACTAGTTGAATATCTGCTATTTCCTTCTCCTATTGCAATTCTGATAAGAtcttattttaaaatatatatgacTAACACTGATGTTGATTGCGCGCTCTAGTTGCAAGAGTCCTCTATTCCCAACGTCTCCGTACTgtttcctccttttcctcctttcAAATTCCGTTTACCTTTCAGTGCTCAGTACAGCGAGGGGCAACATGTGAATTGCTACCATGCGCTACACGTGCTGAACTGTGTGCACGGCCGCGATTGGTTAGCACTTGGTAAAAAAACGCTCTCATTGGTTGAGAATATAACCACTCAGTGACTACATAAATACTGATTGGCCCAGTAACTTACTTGTCACGCTTTTCTCTCACTGCACGTGTCAGACGTGTGGAAGGCTGTGGCTGTATCGTCAGCAAGGAAAAACACGAGGCAGTAACCACACGGTTTAAATAGTGTGGCTGAGGTGTCCTGTCCTGCATTATCATAATGTAAGGCTAGTGATTAGGCGGTACTTACGGTTTTGGAATCCACTGTGTAGAACACGGGACAACAACTGATGTCATCAGCTATGGATCAGCCTGATGATGATGCACCAGAGCTGGGGCAATAAATAATTGGATAATGGTCGAGTTAGGGTGGCTaccaactaaactcagcaaaagaagaaatgtcctctcactgtcaactgtgtttattttcaggaaacttaacatgtgtaaatatttgtatgaacataacaagattcaacaactgagacatacactgaacaagttccacagacatgtgactaacgtaaatgaaataatgtgtccctgaacaaagggggtgtcaaaatcaaaagtgtcggtcctgtccgtcctgtctccctgtagcgctgtcttagatgTCTCAttagtacagacattgcaatttattgccccaGCCACATcttcagtcctcatgcctccttgcagcatgcctaaggcacgttcacgcagatgagcagagacCCTGGTTATCTCttgtttggtgtttttcagtcagtagaaaggcctctttagtgtcctaagttttcctaactgtgaccttaattgcctaccatctataagttgttagtgtcttaacgaccgttccacaggtgcatgttcattaattatttgtggttaattgaacaagcatgggaaacaatgtttaaaccctttacaatgaagatctgtgaagttacttGGATTTTTAGTAATTATCTTtggaagacagggtcctgaaaaaggcacatttctttttttgctgagtttagtaaaaCTGTCATGCATGTTTACTCCCCATTtagttaaagctgcaatatgtaatgttttggacaacccaaccaaattcacatagacatTTTAGTTATAAatatgtcattctcattgaaagcaagtctaagaaactGTAGATCTGTTTGATGTGTTTATTTTTCTATGCTCCCCGTtcttaatttttaattttttttattactttcggttttgtacaccagcttcaaacagctgaaaatacaatattatgttatggaaaatatatttcacagcggtttagacggtacaatgattctctacactttttttgtcacaaactgaaattatgcaACTATTACAATTTTAGCAAGAAGGATATGAGTGATTTAGAGTAGATCATGTTTTCCCAGGTAAGCACAACGCAGtcaggggtacgccaaataaaaatgtgattcacatttaaatatacactgctcaaaaaaataaagggaacacttaaacaacacaatgtaactccaagtcaatcacacttctgtgaaatcaaaggaagcaacactgattgacaaatttcacatgctgttgtgcaaatggaaaagACAACagatggaaattataggcaattagcaagacacccccaataaaggagtggttctgcaggtagggaccacagaccacttctcagttcctatgcttcctgactgatgttttggtcacttttgaatgctggcggtgctttcactctagtggtagcatgagacggaatcTACAACCCACACAGGTGGCTCAGATAgcgcagctcatccaggatggcacatcaatgcgagctgtggcaagaaggtttgctgtgtctgtcagtgtagtgtccagagcatggaggcgcaaccaggagacaggccagtacatcaggagacgtggaggaggccataggagggcaacaacccagcagcaggaccgctacctctgcctttgtgcaaggaggagcaggaggagcactgccagagccctgcaaaatgacttccagcaggccacaaatgtgcatgtgtctgctcaaacgtcctgcacggtcaGAGAGACTCCATGAGTGTGGTATgggggcccgacgtccacaggtgggggttgtgcttttacagcccaacaccgtgcaggacgtttggcatttgccagagaacaccaagattggcaaattcgccactggcgccctgtgctcttcacagatgaaagca
It includes:
- the LOC115131763 gene encoding circadian-associated transcriptional repressor-like, encoding MHLLSMSTKWPSYDSRSSTPSFLLSESDVTEDEADIDVFSSESEGDSSGGGKTCSVTFPLAGGGEAAPRLHWSMAGSPHTNIYPSMVASSCSAAFCTKESTEETTQGDLAFAQKCSELQKFIRPLLELLNGLKTGRFERGLSSFQSSVAIDRLQRILGILQKPDMGEKFLRTLLQVEMMLKMWFPHVTPVAATQNPTPSLPPRWHQNQLCMPVKKRKLSWLDSDFPSAAPPSCKRLQCEDNYQEVTSQDFSLLSTDTYSPSCLTVSRRRKGNKRLEISPCSACGSPATQDSRVSSTHLVFHSHQLSLHGHQPRRCHSGPGTVKTQTNITSVGIQRRSQSIPTLLRSMKQEPE